One window of Acropora palmata chromosome 1, jaAcrPala1.3, whole genome shotgun sequence genomic DNA carries:
- the LOC141896967 gene encoding protein disulfide-isomerase A3-like — MFISNVGSKILKVCDSNFHLEVFPFGRGTMLISGFLLSLFVSFAVCSDVVELTDGSFSSEVDGKEIMLVEFFAPWCGHCKKLAPEYEEAATKLKVNDPPIPLAKVDCTEGGKGTCSKYGVSGYPTLKIFRNGEFSQDYQGSRDSAGIVQYMKKQAEPTSKEISTLAELNKKLESDTAVIVGFFDKDDEIKTEFMTVADQLRESHTFAHTSSEEVMAELGHRDAMVIFRPKHLNSKFEPNKEVFTGTETSFYMKKFIEETVHGMVGHMTSENEAQFKKPVCVVYFKVDYKLNPKGTNYWRNRVLKVATEFQNKVMKFAIASKTDFQRFLSDVGFKTDDEEVNVVIRSDDGSKYKMTEKFSVDNFKAFLTQYFNAELTPYIKSEAVPEENDGPVKVVVGQTFDEIVNDPNKDVLIEFYAPWCGHCKNLEPIYKELGEKVKDVKDIVIAKMDATANDVPPTFKVEGFPTIYFAPMNNKDKPLKYSGARDVDSFVEYLQREATNTFKLPSAGKKKKSKKSKDEL, encoded by the exons ATGTTCATTTCCAACGTGGGTTCCAAAATACTGAAGGTCTGTGACAGTAACTTTCACCTCGAAGTTTTTCCATTTGGAAGAGGCACGATGCTTATTTCTGGATTTTTACTCTCTCTATTTGTATCGTTTGCTGTCTGCTCGGATGTCGTCGAACTCACTGATGGGAGTTTTAGTTCTGAAGTTGACGGGAAAGAAATCATGCTTGTTGAATTCTTCGCACCCTG GTGTGGACACTGTAAAAAACTTGCCCCTGAGTACGAAGAAGCTGCGACAAAGTTGAAAGTGAACGATCCTCCGATTCCTCTTGCCAAG GTTGACTGTACAGAGGGTGGTAAAGGTACTTGTTCTAAGTATGGAGTCAGTGGCTACCCCACTCTCAAAATTTTCCGCAATGGAGAATTTTCTCAGGATTACCAAGGCTCAAGAGATTCAG CTGGTATCGTTCAGTACATGAAGAAGCAAGCTGAACCCACATCTAAAG AAATCAGCACTCTTGCGGAATTGAACAAGAAGCTTGAGTCTGATACTGCTGTGATTGTTG GTTTCTTTGACAAGGatgatgaaataaaaacagaatttATGACTGTTGCTGATCAACTTAGGGAAAGTCACACTTTTGCTCACACTTCAAGTGAAGAGGTCATGGCTGAACTTGGACATAGAGA tgcaATGGTGATTTTCCGTCCAAAGCACCTTAATTCCAAATTTGAGCCCAACAAAGAAGTTTTCACTGGAACAGAAACAAGTTtttatatgaaaaaatttattgAGGAAACTGTCCATGGAATGGTTGGCCACATGACGTCAGAAAATGAGGCTCAATTTAAAAAGCCTGTATGTGTTGTGTATTTCAAAGTTGATTACAAATTAAATCCCAAAG GTACCAATTACTGGCGAAACCGAGTGCTGAAAGTTGCTACTGAATTCCAAAACAAAGTTATGAAATTTGCAATTGCAAGCAAAACAgattttcaaagatttttgAGTGATGTTGGTTTTAAAACAGACGATGAAGAGGTTAATGTTGTAATCAGAAGTGATGATGGAAGCAAGTACAAGATGACGGAGAAATTTAG TGTGGATAACTTCAAGGCCTTCCTGACCCAGTACTTCAATGCAGAACTCACACCTTACATTAAGTCAGAGGCTGTTCCTGAAGAAAATGATGGACCAGTTAAG GTTGTTGTTGGACAGACGTTTGACGAAATTGTTAATGACCCCAATAAAGATGTTTTGATCGAGTTCTATGCTCCGTGGTGCGGCCACTGCAAAAACCTGGAACCAATTTATAAAGAACTTGGGGAGAAG GTGAAAGATGTTAAAGACATTGTTATTGCTAAGATGGACGCCACAGCCAATGATGTTCCACCCACTTTCAAGGTTGAAGG ATTTCCCACAATCTACTTCGCCCCCATgaacaacaaagacaaaccGCTGAAATACTCTGGAGCCAGAGATGTAGATTCATTTGTGGAATACCTCCAACGCGAAGCTACCAACACGTTTAAGTTGCCTTCcgcaggaaagaaaaagaagtccAAGAAATCTAAAGATGAATTGTAA